In Thermosphaera sp., a genomic segment contains:
- a CDS encoding CDC48 family AAA ATPase — MPTQGRSDKEIRLRVGEARQRDVGRKIARVDTSVMKALGLSVGDFIEVIGPKGSEVLKVWRAYPEDEGAELIRIDGYARKTIGVSPGDYVKVKPVKVEPASKIVLAPVGRLPIMGDLSEYIKDSKIGEPVRRGEIVEIPIFGMTVRFVVVSTQPAPIVYVTEKTYVEVKEEPVRPEAIAEGVPKITWEDIGDLEEAKQKIREIVELPLKNPELFEHLGIEPPKGILLYGPPGTGKTLLAKALANEIGAYFVTINGPEIMSKFYGESEERLRKIFEEAQANAPSVIFIDEIDSIAPKREEVTGEVEKRVVAQLLTLMDGLKERGRVIVIGATNRPEALDPALRRPGRFDREIEIPPPDKKARREILAVHTRNMPLSEDVDLDKIAEITHGYTGADIAALAKEAAISALRRFMQTEGVEIGQPIPADKLSKLKVTMNDFITAMRNVQPSLIREVFVEVPEVRWSDIGGLEQAKQELREAVEWPMKYPAVFEKMGIEPPRGVLLFGPPGTGKTLLAKAVATESGANFITIRGPEVLSKWVGESEKAIRQVFRRAKMVSPSVIFFDEIDSIAGLRGTDPSGVTDRIVNQLLTEMDGIQPLRKVVVIAATNRPDLLDPALLRPGRFDRLVYVPPPDLSARVEIFRVHTRKTPLADDVNLEELARKTEGYTGADIAAVCREAAMMAIRESLASSDKPSVKKVEMRHFIEALKKVPPSLSREDIEMYEKLARELKRVSGSGPVRRVSLPYG; from the coding sequence ATGCCGACTCAGGGGAGGAGTGATAAGGAGATTCGGTTAAGAGTTGGTGAAGCGAGACAAAGGGATGTCGGGAGGAAGATCGCTAGAGTAGATACCTCAGTGATGAAGGCTTTGGGGCTTAGCGTAGGGGATTTCATAGAGGTGATAGGTCCTAAGGGTAGTGAGGTGTTGAAGGTTTGGAGAGCTTACCCTGAAGATGAGGGAGCCGAGTTAATTAGGATTGATGGATATGCAAGGAAAACCATAGGTGTTTCTCCAGGGGATTACGTAAAGGTTAAACCTGTAAAAGTCGAACCAGCCTCTAAGATTGTTCTTGCGCCTGTTGGTAGACTTCCAATAATGGGTGATTTATCGGAGTATATCAAGGACAGCAAGATTGGAGAACCAGTTAGAAGAGGGGAAATTGTCGAAATACCTATCTTTGGAATGACTGTAAGGTTCGTTGTAGTAAGTACTCAACCGGCTCCTATAGTCTATGTAACGGAGAAGACGTATGTTGAAGTGAAAGAGGAGCCGGTTAGACCTGAGGCGATAGCCGAGGGAGTGCCCAAGATTACTTGGGAAGATATTGGTGACTTAGAAGAGGCTAAGCAGAAGATTAGGGAAATAGTTGAACTCCCCCTTAAGAATCCCGAATTGTTTGAGCACCTGGGTATAGAGCCTCCGAAAGGAATACTGCTCTATGGTCCACCTGGGACTGGTAAGACACTCCTCGCCAAGGCTCTTGCGAACGAGATAGGGGCTTACTTTGTAACTATTAATGGACCGGAGATAATGAGCAAGTTTTATGGAGAGTCCGAGGAGAGGTTGAGAAAGATCTTCGAGGAGGCTCAAGCTAATGCTCCATCAGTGATATTCATTGACGAGATCGATAGCATTGCGCCAAAGAGGGAAGAAGTAACTGGCGAGGTAGAGAAAAGAGTTGTCGCTCAGCTTTTGACCCTGATGGATGGTTTGAAGGAAAGGGGTAGGGTCATCGTCATAGGTGCTACTAATAGACCAGAAGCCTTGGATCCGGCTTTACGGAGGCCTGGGAGGTTTGACAGGGAGATAGAAATCCCACCCCCGGATAAGAAGGCCCGGAGAGAGATCCTTGCGGTTCATACTAGGAACATGCCTTTAAGCGAAGATGTGGATTTGGACAAGATCGCTGAGATAACGCACGGGTACACTGGCGCGGATATAGCTGCGCTTGCCAAGGAAGCTGCAATCAGCGCGTTGAGAAGATTCATGCAGACGGAGGGGGTAGAGATCGGTCAACCGATTCCCGCGGATAAACTCTCTAAACTTAAAGTCACAATGAACGACTTCATAACCGCCATGAGAAATGTGCAACCATCTTTGATTAGAGAAGTATTCGTGGAAGTACCTGAGGTTAGATGGAGCGATATAGGAGGATTGGAGCAGGCAAAGCAAGAGTTGAGGGAAGCCGTAGAATGGCCTATGAAGTACCCTGCAGTATTTGAGAAAATGGGGATTGAACCTCCGAGAGGCGTATTACTGTTTGGTCCGCCAGGTACTGGTAAAACACTATTAGCTAAGGCCGTCGCCACGGAGAGCGGGGCAAACTTCATCACTATAAGGGGGCCAGAGGTTTTAAGCAAGTGGGTTGGAGAATCTGAAAAAGCCATCAGACAGGTGTTCAGGAGAGCTAAAATGGTCTCTCCTTCCGTTATATTCTTTGATGAAATAGATTCCATAGCGGGCCTGAGAGGTACGGATCCGAGCGGCGTTACGGATAGAATCGTCAATCAGCTTCTAACGGAGATGGACGGCATACAGCCACTTAGGAAAGTAGTAGTGATCGCTGCCACAAACCGGCCCGATCTTCTAGACCCCGCACTGCTTCGACCAGGGAGGTTCGATAGGCTTGTTTACGTCCCTCCACCAGACCTAAGCGCCCGGGTTGAGATATTCAGAGTTCACACCAGAAAGACCCCGCTGGCCGATGATGTTAACCTAGAAGAATTAGCGAGAAAAACCGAGGGCTATACTGGCGCGGACATTGCTGCCGTTTGTAGAGAAGCAGCCATGATGGCTATAAGAGAATCGCTAGCCAGCAGCGACAAGCCATCGGTGAAGAAAGTTGAAATGAGGCATTTCATAGAAGCTTTGAAGAAGGTGCCGCCATCTCTATCTAGAGAAGACATCGAGATGTATGAGAAATTGGCTAGGGAATTGAAGAGAGTTAGCGGTAGTGGACCCGTGAGAAGAGTTTCCCTTCCATACGGCTAG
- a CDS encoding L-threonylcarbamoyladenylate synthase, giving the protein MFKLRIGSPDSFAIEYAANVLKKEGLVAFPTETVYGLGGIVWSERAVRRIFEVKGRPSDNPLIVHISSMEMLERVASRIPEEAYMLIKKTWPGPLTLILHKSSEIPRIVTGGLETVAVRMPSHPVALELINQTNEPVAAPSANLSGRPSPTSGRHVVNDLLGRIEVILDAGETLYGIESTVVNIVTDPPVLLRPGAVPVEEIEKILGRRIVVPGFARGMEAVEKALSPGMKYRHYAPAAKVVLIEASSYERTCLSKLADIVRVFIASKTLEKPCVAIPVDSLENYERISVKIFTMGDRNNIYEVAKSLFSVLRAADEEKCDLLIVEGIPEEGLGLAVMNRLRKAASERFIVEC; this is encoded by the coding sequence GTGTTTAAGCTGAGAATAGGATCTCCGGATTCATTCGCAATAGAGTATGCAGCAAACGTATTGAAAAAGGAAGGTCTCGTGGCCTTCCCCACGGAAACCGTGTATGGGTTGGGAGGAATAGTGTGGAGTGAGCGCGCAGTAAGAAGGATTTTCGAAGTGAAAGGTCGTCCAAGCGACAATCCACTCATAGTTCACATATCTTCAATGGAGATGCTTGAAAGAGTTGCTTCAAGAATTCCCGAAGAAGCATATATGCTGATAAAGAAGACATGGCCCGGACCTTTGACACTAATCCTGCATAAGAGCTCTGAGATTCCGAGGATCGTAACGGGAGGGCTTGAGACTGTTGCTGTTAGAATGCCTTCTCATCCGGTTGCACTAGAACTAATCAATCAAACCAACGAACCGGTAGCGGCCCCAAGCGCTAATTTATCTGGGAGACCCAGCCCCACGAGCGGTAGACACGTGGTCAATGATTTACTCGGGAGGATTGAAGTGATCCTTGATGCTGGTGAAACCCTATACGGGATTGAATCAACCGTTGTCAACATCGTCACAGACCCCCCGGTGCTTCTACGTCCCGGGGCGGTTCCCGTAGAAGAAATCGAGAAAATCCTGGGGAGGAGGATAGTTGTACCTGGTTTCGCTAGAGGGATGGAGGCCGTTGAAAAGGCTTTGTCTCCAGGCATGAAATATAGGCATTACGCTCCGGCGGCTAAAGTAGTCTTAATAGAGGCATCAAGCTATGAGAGAACGTGCCTCTCCAAATTAGCGGATATTGTGAGAGTTTTTATCGCCTCTAAGACCCTGGAGAAGCCATGTGTAGCTATACCGGTCGACTCCCTTGAAAACTATGAAAGGATCAGTGTTAAAATATTCACTATGGGGGATAGGAACAATATCTATGAAGTAGCTAAGAGCCTCTTCTCAGTACTGCGCGCAGCAGACGAGGAAAAGTGCGACCTACTCATCGTCGAAGGTATACCGGAAGAAGGGTTAGGATTGGCAGTTATGAATAGGTTGAGGAAAGCGGCCTCCGAGAGATTCATCGTAGAGTGTTGA
- a CDS encoding tRNA(Met) cytidine acetyltransferase TmcA, protein MPEKIPASFLKVLTSHGRIVKILVENRVRVLYVLSGKNPEKMAVITARLIQYHSKQWKKLADKELTGLYIYHDEFPDAETMRKIFAELMEDFKPVKFQFSVYEKSEKFLGMTFSFLVMDLTKDLKPNDLGRLVGIVEGGGLIVLLAPPWQGWEEMKTIFKVGLTTPQYPEPRHVFISWFKKQLLKHGGVCIYDVDNNKLIKKLDVKIDSPAERGKIQIPSETLFPRIIYEHALTQDQVNVIKLMEALYEKPKKNEKTVIILTADRGRGKSCSIGIGIVGLIHLLRKVKPKPRVLITAPEASNVQSLIMLAKKVLDSMGYKYDEIKRDGNIIELRSDKFSIEYWEPVNIPKIRGDIVIVDEAAGIHVPMLHKIWEAHDRLVFSSTIHGYEGAGRGFTIRFLKKIRSDPNTKLIEYEMVEPIRYGNNDPVERWQYDTLLLDAEPAELTAEDLSAIERGNLVYVKYDAKELFENEKELRELFGIYVLAHYRNEPDDLGMIADAPHHLIRAIKTKTGKIVCAIQLAEEGPVDDATASELLKGSKIPGNIIPDRFLKHLRMIDFARTRGWRIVRIATHPSVQGKGIGSWGLRELVAEAERIGLDWVGSGFGVSEELLRFWIKNGFIPLHISPDRNPVSGEYTVLVLKPLSKNVERLVLHAREEFKWKLVNSLPVNYREMEPEIAYLFLNSEPFYNIDLKTLFTPIQLDRLWTYCLGPMTFEAAADLMFLLGRNHWFIPPEKRPKLNRLMELLLIVKTLQGASWDEASVLLKTSPKHLQKEAHEIACIYFTYITNVRKEDYRPGVRID, encoded by the coding sequence TTGCCTGAGAAAATACCTGCATCTTTTTTAAAAGTGCTTACCAGTCATGGAAGGATAGTAAAGATCCTCGTCGAAAACCGTGTGAGAGTGCTATACGTTCTCAGTGGGAAAAATCCTGAAAAAATGGCCGTCATAACTGCGAGGCTTATACAATATCATTCTAAGCAGTGGAAAAAACTAGCTGATAAAGAGTTAACTGGGTTATACATTTATCACGACGAGTTTCCAGATGCGGAGACGATGAGAAAAATCTTTGCGGAGTTAATGGAGGATTTCAAACCGGTAAAATTTCAATTCAGTGTTTACGAGAAAAGCGAGAAGTTCTTGGGAATGACTTTCAGTTTCCTAGTGATGGATTTAACTAAGGATCTGAAGCCCAACGATCTTGGAAGGTTAGTGGGCATCGTTGAAGGAGGCGGGCTGATAGTACTTCTAGCGCCTCCATGGCAGGGCTGGGAAGAGATGAAGACTATTTTTAAAGTAGGATTAACAACTCCTCAGTATCCGGAGCCTAGGCATGTATTTATTTCTTGGTTTAAAAAGCAGTTACTCAAGCACGGTGGGGTATGTATCTACGATGTTGATAACAACAAGCTAATTAAAAAACTAGACGTTAAAATAGATTCGCCGGCGGAGAGAGGGAAAATTCAGATACCCTCCGAGACCTTGTTTCCGAGAATTATCTACGAACACGCTCTAACTCAGGATCAAGTGAATGTGATAAAACTGATGGAAGCATTATATGAGAAGCCGAAGAAGAATGAGAAAACAGTCATTATTTTAACAGCTGATAGGGGAAGGGGAAAGAGCTGTTCTATTGGAATAGGAATAGTCGGCCTTATTCATTTATTACGGAAGGTTAAACCAAAGCCGAGGGTATTGATCACTGCTCCTGAAGCGAGCAACGTTCAATCGCTAATAATGCTCGCAAAGAAGGTTCTTGACTCCATGGGTTACAAGTATGATGAGATTAAGCGGGATGGCAACATAATCGAGTTGAGAAGCGATAAATTCAGCATTGAGTATTGGGAGCCTGTAAATATCCCCAAAATACGTGGAGACATTGTCATAGTCGATGAGGCTGCAGGAATTCACGTTCCAATGTTGCACAAAATATGGGAGGCGCATGACAGGCTGGTCTTCTCCTCGACTATTCATGGCTACGAGGGAGCCGGCAGAGGATTCACTATTAGGTTCTTGAAGAAGATAAGAAGCGATCCTAACACAAAGCTTATCGAGTACGAAATGGTCGAGCCGATTCGGTATGGGAACAACGACCCAGTTGAAAGATGGCAGTACGATACTTTGTTACTTGATGCCGAGCCCGCGGAGCTCACTGCCGAGGATCTTAGTGCAATAGAACGCGGCAACTTGGTTTACGTCAAATATGATGCAAAGGAGTTGTTTGAGAATGAAAAAGAGCTTCGAGAGCTTTTCGGCATATACGTTCTAGCCCACTATCGTAACGAGCCAGATGATTTGGGAATGATCGCTGACGCCCCCCACCACTTGATTAGAGCAATTAAAACTAAAACAGGTAAGATAGTGTGCGCCATTCAACTGGCTGAGGAGGGACCCGTGGATGATGCCACTGCCTCGGAATTGTTGAAGGGTTCGAAAATACCTGGAAACATAATTCCTGATAGATTTCTTAAACACTTGAGAATGATAGATTTCGCGAGAACAAGAGGGTGGAGAATAGTCAGAATTGCAACACACCCCAGTGTTCAGGGAAAAGGTATTGGTTCTTGGGGGCTTAGAGAACTGGTAGCAGAGGCGGAACGGATCGGGTTAGACTGGGTTGGCTCAGGGTTTGGTGTGAGCGAGGAGCTTCTCAGGTTCTGGATTAAAAACGGGTTCATCCCTCTACACATAAGCCCCGATAGAAACCCTGTGAGCGGAGAATACACGGTTTTGGTATTGAAACCGTTATCGAAAAATGTGGAGAGACTGGTCCTTCATGCAAGGGAAGAGTTCAAATGGAAGTTGGTTAACAGCTTGCCCGTTAACTATAGGGAGATGGAGCCCGAGATCGCTTATTTGTTCCTAAATAGTGAGCCATTTTACAATATTGATCTTAAGACGCTTTTCACACCGATACAGTTGGATAGACTGTGGACATATTGCCTCGGCCCAATGACTTTCGAAGCCGCTGCGGACTTAATGTTCCTCTTAGGCAGAAATCATTGGTTCATCCCGCCGGAAAAAAGGCCTAAACTGAATAGACTAATGGAGCTTCTCTTGATCGTTAAAACTCTCCAGGGAGCTTCGTGGGATGAAGCATCAGTCTTGTTAAAGACCAGTCCTAAACATCTTCAAAAAGAGGCTCATGAGATAGCTTGCATCTACTTCACCTATATCACGAACGTTAGAAAAGAAGATTATCGCCCAGGAGTTAGAATAGACTGA